One genomic window of Prochlorococcus marinus str. NATL2A includes the following:
- the pyrF gene encoding orotidine-5'-phosphate decarboxylase, with protein sequence MKNIDNPSEKIIIALDGMDKDDVVNLLKKIPEIVWVKVGLELFVSEGPDVLSMLREKGKKIFLDLKFHDIPTTVARACFAASQTGAEFISLHTCAGMKALKMANEAAKEGAAKVNLIPPKLLGITILTSWTRESFCNDLLINQSINQRVKHLAEIASNSGLGGCVCSPKEVQFLRESYPETFELITPGIRSLGSNINDQSRVSDASEAIKMGASKLVIGRAITQSNDSAYMFKSFCDKISI encoded by the coding sequence ATGAAAAATATTGATAATCCAAGTGAAAAAATAATTATTGCTTTAGATGGAATGGATAAAGATGATGTTGTCAATTTATTGAAAAAAATACCTGAAATTGTCTGGGTTAAAGTTGGACTCGAGTTGTTTGTTAGTGAAGGACCAGACGTATTATCAATGTTAAGAGAAAAGGGTAAAAAAATATTTTTAGATCTTAAGTTTCATGATATTCCTACAACAGTTGCTAGAGCATGTTTCGCAGCATCACAAACTGGCGCTGAATTTATTTCTTTGCATACTTGCGCTGGTATGAAGGCTCTAAAGATGGCCAATGAAGCCGCAAAAGAAGGAGCCGCTAAAGTTAATCTAATTCCGCCAAAACTTTTGGGAATTACAATATTGACGAGTTGGACTCGCGAAAGTTTTTGTAATGATCTTCTAATTAATCAATCAATCAATCAACGTGTTAAGCACCTGGCAGAGATTGCATCGAATTCTGGTTTAGGAGGATGTGTCTGTAGTCCTAAAGAGGTTCAATTCCTTCGTGAATCTTACCCTGAGACTTTTGAGTTGATAACTCCAGGGATAAGGTCATTAGGTTCAAATATTAATGATCAATCTAGGGTTTCTGATGCATCCGAAGCTATTAAGATGGGAGCATCAAAGTTAGTTATCGGAAGAGCAATTACCCAATCAAATGATTCTGCTTATATGTTTAAGAGTTTTTGCGATAAAATTAGTATTTAA
- the plsY gene encoding glycerol-3-phosphate 1-O-acyltransferase PlsY, whose translation MNLLILFFGYLFGSFPSGYLAGRIAKGIDIRSLGSGSTGATNVLRHIGKRAAITVFLLDVFKGVLSILLAKYLLLNDSWQVAVGLSTLIGHIWPVWLNWKGGKAVATGLGIFLGLSWQVGLATLGVFIIMITLFRIVSLASVSASLALPLIMFLSFSGSNLSLPFLIVSLLAMILVIWRHRENIVRLIRGKEPRIGQP comes from the coding sequence TTGAATCTTTTAATTCTATTTTTTGGATATTTATTCGGATCTTTTCCTAGTGGTTATTTAGCTGGAAGAATTGCAAAAGGAATTGATATTCGTTCATTAGGTTCTGGGTCTACAGGAGCAACAAATGTATTAAGACATATAGGAAAGCGTGCAGCAATTACAGTTTTTCTACTAGATGTATTCAAAGGAGTTCTATCTATTTTATTAGCAAAATATTTACTACTAAATGATTCTTGGCAAGTGGCTGTAGGTCTGTCAACTTTAATTGGTCACATTTGGCCTGTCTGGCTTAATTGGAAAGGTGGTAAAGCTGTAGCAACAGGGTTAGGAATATTTCTTGGTCTTTCATGGCAAGTTGGACTTGCCACTTTAGGCGTTTTCATCATAATGATTACATTATTTAGAATAGTATCACTTGCAAGTGTTAGCGCATCATTAGCTCTGCCTTTAATAATGTTTCTAAGCTTTAGTGGTTCAAATCTTTCTTTACCATTTTTAATTGTTTCACTATTAGCTATGATATTAGTGATTTGGAGACATAGAGAGAATATAGTTAGGCTAATTAGGGGTAAAGAGCCAAGAATCGGACAGCCCTAA
- a CDS encoding DUF1825 family protein, protein MSFFESEIVQEEAKKLFTDYQNLMQLGSDYGKFDREGKVMFIDTMENLMERYKVFMKRFELSEDFQAKMTVEQLKTQLSQFGITPDQMFDQMNKTLVRMKSELDK, encoded by the coding sequence ATGAGTTTTTTCGAGTCCGAAATTGTTCAAGAAGAGGCCAAAAAACTTTTCACTGATTATCAGAATCTGATGCAATTAGGTTCTGATTATGGAAAATTTGATAGAGAGGGAAAAGTAATGTTTATTGATACTATGGAAAATTTAATGGAAAGGTATAAAGTTTTTATGAAAAGATTTGAACTTTCAGAAGATTTTCAGGCAAAAATGACAGTAGAGCAGTTAAAGACTCAGTTGAGTCAATTTGGAATTACTCCTGATCAAATGTTTGATCAGATGAATAAAACTTTGGTGAGAATGAAATCAGAATTGGATAAATGA
- the tyrS gene encoding tyrosine--tRNA ligase, whose amino-acid sequence MLDHINELPDWISRGLDDLFPNDNSGDSDQSFLKRLELSSVDKKPLRVKLGIDPTGTDIHIGHSILFRKLRAFQDAGHTAILIIGDFTARIGDPTGKSKTRIQLSKDEVQSNALNYLEQLGLGKDPKDSLLDFSIPSRIEIRRNSEWLENLNLSKVIELLSNSTVGQMLAKEDFSNRYKSGTPISLHEFLYPLLQGYDSVAINSDVELGGTDQKFNIAMGRDLQKAFGQKPQFGMLLPILVGLDGARKMSKSLDNIVGINEDSLSMYSKLEKVPDDLVLTYLNLLTNENLKELSSNPREVQKFMALKVTSNFKGIEAAKNAQFNSEKLVLGTKDSLEEIPEASVSNVNFPAKAFYLFSKMEMCSSSSEARRQILGGGVRIDGKKIMDPNLEFHTPDDLIGKILQVGKKKFLRVST is encoded by the coding sequence ATGTTAGATCACATCAATGAATTACCTGATTGGATCTCTAGAGGGTTAGATGATCTTTTCCCTAATGATAATTCAGGAGATTCAGATCAAAGCTTTCTAAAAAGATTAGAACTTTCATCTGTAGATAAAAAGCCTTTACGTGTAAAACTTGGAATTGATCCAACAGGAACTGATATTCATATAGGTCATAGCATTCTTTTTAGAAAATTAAGAGCTTTCCAAGATGCTGGACATACGGCAATACTTATAATCGGAGATTTCACAGCAAGGATTGGAGACCCAACTGGAAAGAGTAAAACTAGAATTCAGCTTTCAAAAGATGAGGTTCAATCAAATGCATTGAATTACCTTGAGCAATTAGGACTTGGTAAAGATCCCAAAGATTCATTACTTGATTTTTCAATTCCCAGTCGCATAGAAATCAGAAGAAATAGTGAGTGGCTTGAAAATCTTAATTTGTCTAAAGTTATAGAACTTTTATCAAATTCAACAGTTGGTCAAATGCTGGCTAAGGAAGACTTTAGTAATCGATATAAATCTGGCACTCCTATATCTCTTCATGAATTTCTCTATCCGCTTCTTCAAGGATATGATTCTGTTGCGATCAATTCTGATGTGGAACTTGGTGGTACAGATCAAAAATTTAATATTGCTATGGGGCGAGATCTGCAAAAAGCTTTTGGACAGAAACCCCAATTTGGAATGCTATTACCTATTTTAGTTGGATTAGATGGGGCACGAAAAATGAGTAAAAGCTTAGACAATATTGTAGGAATAAATGAAGATTCATTATCTATGTATTCAAAATTAGAAAAGGTTCCAGATGATTTGGTTCTTACATATTTAAATTTACTCACTAATGAAAACTTAAAAGAATTAAGTTCAAATCCAAGAGAGGTTCAGAAATTTATGGCTTTAAAAGTAACATCTAATTTTAAAGGAATTGAGGCAGCAAAAAATGCTCAATTTAATTCTGAAAAATTAGTTTTAGGTACTAAAGATTCTCTTGAGGAAATACCAGAAGCATCAGTTTCTAATGTGAATTTTCCAGCTAAAGCATTTTATTTATTTAGTAAGATGGAAATGTGTTCAAGTAGCAGTGAAGCAAGAAGACAAATTCTTGGAGGAGGAGTGAGAATTGATGGGAAAAAAATTATGGATCCTAATTTAGAGTTTCACACTCCAGATGATCTCATAGGAAAAATATTACAAGTAGGAAAGAAGAAATTTCTTCGTGTTTCAACTTGA